In the Mycolicibacterium thermoresistibile genome, one interval contains:
- a CDS encoding formate/nitrite transporter family protein, with the protein MSDTSQRDLGDSDSPIEDALEEAFRRMVDEGTQRLHRRWREVLVTGFFGGTEIAVGVLAYLAVLHVTHNHLLAGLAFSIGFLALLLGRSELFTEGFLIPVTTVAAKRASVAQLMKLWGGTLAANLVGGWVLMWLIMTAFPRLHAQTTESAAHYATAPLSAETMCLALLGGMVITLMTRMQHGTDAMIGKIAAAVAGGFLLAGLQMFHSILDSLLIFGALIAGDAPFGYLDWLRWFGYTVVGNVAGGLGLVTMLRLLRSKERLQEERRDAEAE; encoded by the coding sequence GTGAGCGATACCAGCCAGCGTGACCTCGGCGACTCCGACAGCCCCATCGAGGACGCCCTCGAGGAGGCGTTCCGCCGCATGGTCGACGAGGGCACCCAACGGCTGCACCGCCGCTGGCGGGAGGTGCTCGTCACCGGGTTCTTCGGCGGCACCGAGATCGCCGTCGGCGTGCTGGCCTACCTGGCCGTGCTGCACGTCACCCACAACCACCTGCTCGCCGGCCTGGCGTTCTCCATCGGTTTCCTGGCGCTGCTGCTGGGCCGCAGCGAGCTGTTCACCGAGGGCTTCCTGATCCCCGTCACCACGGTCGCCGCCAAACGGGCCAGCGTCGCGCAGCTGATGAAGCTGTGGGGCGGAACGCTGGCGGCCAACCTGGTCGGCGGCTGGGTGTTGATGTGGCTGATCATGACCGCGTTTCCGAGGTTGCACGCCCAGACCACCGAGTCGGCCGCGCACTACGCCACCGCCCCGCTGTCGGCGGAGACGATGTGCCTGGCACTGCTCGGCGGCATGGTGATCACGCTGATGACCCGGATGCAGCACGGCACCGACGCGATGATCGGCAAGATCGCCGCCGCGGTCGCCGGCGGCTTTCTGCTGGCCGGGTTGCAGATGTTCCACTCCATCCTCGATTCGCTGCTCATCTTCGGCGCGCTCATCGCCGGCGACGCCCCGTTCGGCTACCTGGACTGGCTGCGGTGGTTCGGCTACACCGTGGTCGGCAATGTCGCCGGCGGGCTCGGGCTGGTGACGATGTTGCGGCTGCTGCGCAGCAAGGAACGCCTGCAGGAGGAGCGCCGCGACGCCGAGGCGGAGTGA
- a CDS encoding MerR family transcriptional regulator, translating to MTEYRLEELAEISGVSPRNIRAYRERGLLGAPRRQGRSAFYNDAHLAQLRMIDRLLRRGFNSVHIAEFFAAVREGKDLADVLELDRSVLESPRLASQDAAAAILDLDPMGAEAHRLVEYGLARRVQDGRREGIVLTDPVLADVVRHSPVSHLGYVHVLLRVFEAVREGVDRLAAAAGAAPAATVDAGRNGGATVAPGASRVERVLADYRRLVGRVVSRYLDEVSARLPVSRPRP from the coding sequence TTGACCGAGTACCGGCTTGAGGAGCTGGCCGAGATCTCCGGAGTGAGCCCCCGCAACATCCGCGCCTACCGCGAGCGCGGGTTGCTCGGCGCGCCGCGACGGCAGGGGCGCTCGGCGTTCTACAACGACGCCCACCTCGCTCAGTTGCGGATGATCGACCGTCTGCTTCGCCGCGGCTTCAACTCCGTCCACATCGCGGAGTTCTTCGCGGCGGTGCGTGAGGGCAAGGACCTCGCGGACGTGCTCGAACTGGATCGCAGTGTCCTCGAGTCGCCCCGACTCGCCTCTCAAGACGCTGCTGCCGCGATTCTGGACCTCGATCCGATGGGCGCCGAGGCCCACCGGCTCGTCGAGTACGGCCTGGCCCGGCGGGTGCAGGACGGCCGGCGGGAAGGGATCGTGCTCACCGATCCGGTGCTCGCCGATGTGGTCCGGCACTCCCCGGTATCCCACCTCGGCTATGTGCACGTTCTGTTGCGGGTGTTCGAGGCGGTCCGGGAAGGCGTCGACCGGTTGGCCGCTGCCGCCGGCGCCGCACCCGCCGCAACGGTCGATGCCGGCCGCAACGGCGGGGCCACGGTGGCACCGGGGGCGAGCCGGGTCGAGCGGGTGTTGGCGGACTATCGGAGGCTGGTCGGCAGGGTGGTGAGCCGTTACCTCGACGAGGTGTCCGCCCGGCTGCCGGTGTCTCGGCCGCGTCCGTGA
- a CDS encoding type I polyketide synthase, which produces MTIYEHDRVSTWDDGPHAQPAQALVDRLTAGEPYAVAFGGQGSAWLETLEELVSSAGIETELATLAGEADMLLEPVASELVVVRPMGFQPMQWARALAAEEQVPTAKQLTSAAVSVPGVLLTQIAAMRALARQGMDLVAIPPVAVAGHSQGVLAAEALAARGARDVELLAMAQLIGAAGTLVARRRGITVLGDRPPMVSVTNADPERIYELLEEFSSDVRTVLPPVLSIRNGRRSVVITGTPEQLSRFELYCRQIAEKEEAERKNKLRGGAVFAPVFDPVQVEVGFHSPRLADGIDIVGRWAEAAGLDVELAREMTEAILVRQVDWVEEVTELHEAGARWILDLGPGDILTRLTAPVIRGLGVGIVPAATRGGQRNLFTAGAVPEVARPWSSYAPEVVQLPDGSVKLETKFTRLTGRSPILLAGMTPTTVDAEIVAAAANAGHWAELAGGGQVTEQIFADRIEELTTLLEPGRAIQFNSLFLDPYLWKLQLGGKRLVQKARQSGAPIDGVVISAGIPELEEAVDLIDELNGIGISHVVFKPGTVEQIRSVIRIAAEVPTKPVIAHIEGGRAGGHHSWEDLDDLLLATYSELRSRPNITVCVGGGIGTPERAAEYLSGRWAEAHGFPRMPVDGILVGTAAMATKEATTSPQVKKLLVETTGTDQWVGAGKAVNGMASGRSQLGADIHEIDNSASRCGRLLDEVAGDAEAVAARRDEIIEAMAKTAKPYFGDVGEMTYLQWLRRYVELTIGDGDSTADSLSPDTPWLDITWRDRFEQMLKRAEARLHPQDHGPIETLFDPAIGEHLLENPDEAINALLQRYPDAETVQLHPADVPFFIQLCKTPGKPVNFVPVIDQDVRRWWRSDSLWQAHDARYDADQVCIIPGTAAVAGITRVDEPVGELLDRFEKAAVDELLNAGAQPQPVTSRRRLRSDVTGPLAVLLDAPDVLWAGRIATNPVHRIAGPADWQVNENRSATHPSTGARLEVVDDQHVVLSVPLSGTWIDIRFTLTEVVRDGGAPVVSTEDAAAAMRAVLAIAAGVKSPGGPADLPPVDDGTATITATWDPDLVADHTGVTATFGAPLAPTLTTVPDALVGQCWPAVFAAIGSAVTEAGFPVIEGLLSLVHLDHAAHLLAPLPKQPAEFTVTAKASTAFDTEVGRVVPISVVVTDADGTVIATLFERFAIRGRTGSAELNDPPRAGGAVSENATDTPRRRRRDVTLTAPVDMRPFAVVSGDHNPIHTDRAAALLAGLESPIVHGMWLSAAAQHVVTATDGSAVPPARLIGWTARFLGMVKPGDEIEIRVDRVGIDQGAEVLEVAARVGSDLKMSATARLAAPKTVYAFPGQGIQHKGMGMEVRARSKAARKVWDSADKFTRETLGFSVLHVVRDNPTSLVASGVHYHHPDGVLYLTQFTQVAMATVAAAQVAEMREQGAFVEDAIACGHSVGEYTALACVSGVYELEALLEVVFHRGSKMHDIVPRDEQGRSNYRLAAIRPSQIDLDDADVKDFVAEISERTGEFLEIVNFNLRGSQYAVAGTVAGLQALEEEIERRRQITGGKRSFILVPGIDVPFHSSVLRVGVDDFRRSLERVMPRDKDPELIIGRYIPNLVPRPFSLDRDFIQEIRDLVPAEPLDEVLADYDTWRNERPRELCRKIVIELLAWQFASPVRWIETQDLLFTEEAAGGLGVERFVEIGVKSAPTVAGLAANTLKLPEYNHSKVEVLNAERDAAVLFATDTDPEPVDEEPADTATGSAPAESAAATAPAAVEAAPAAPAPTAAPGAPRPDDIPFDAADATMALIALSAKMRLDQIEPLDSIESITDGASSRRNQLLVDLGSELNLGAIDGAAEADLGSLKGQVTKLARTYKPFGPVLSDAINDQLRTVLGPSGKRPAYIAERVAKTWELGEGWAKHVTVEVALGTREGSSVRGGDLGGLHDGALADAAAVDKVIDAAVGAVAARHGVAVSLPSSGGAGGGMVDSAALGEFAEQVTGRDGVLASAARLVLNQLGFDDTVSVPEQATDSELIDLVTAELGSDWPRLVAPAFDARKAVLLDDRWASAREDLVKIWLADEDDIDADWPRLAERFEGTGHVVATQANWWQGKALAAGRNVHASLFGRIAAGAENPGSGRYSDEVAVVTGASKGSIAAAVVAQLLDGGATVIATTSRLDDDRLEFYKSLYRDNARFDAKLWVVPANMASYSDIDALVEWIGSEQVENLGPQSIHLKDAQTPTLLFPFAAPRVAGDMSEAGSRAEMEMKVLLWAVERLITGLATIGAERDIASRLHVVLPGSPNRGMFGGDGAYGEAKAALDAVVTRWKAESSWAQRVSLAHALIGWTKGTGLMGHNDAIVDAVEAAGLTTYTTSEMASKLLSLCDAEAKAAAAREPIEADFTGGLGDIDIDMAELAAKAREEHAASTQQDDEEPAAATIAALPSPPRVPVPAPAPQWADLDIDPADMVVIVGGAELGPYGSSRTRYEMEVDNELSAAGVLELAWTTGMITWENDPQPGWYDTETGELVPEEELVERYHDAVVERCGIREFVDDGAIDPDHASPLLVSVFLDKDFTFVVSSEADARAFVEFDPEHTVIRPVPDSTDWQVTRKAGTEIRVPRKTKLSRTVGAQIPTGWDPTVWGISQDMANSIDRVALWNIVATVDAFLSAGFTPAELMRWVHPTQVASTQGTGMGGMTSMQTMYHGNLLGRNKPNDILQEVLPNVVAAHVVQSYIGSYGAMIHPVAACATAAVSVEEGVDKIRLGKAELVVTGGFDDLTLEAIIGFGDMAATAETAMMRAKGISDSKFSRANDRRRLGFVEAQGGGTILLARGDLALKMGLPVLAVVAYAQSFGDGVHTSIPAPGLGALGAGRGGRDSALARSLARLGVGPDDIAVVSKHDTSTLANDPNETELHERLADSLGRSPGNPMFVVSQKTLTGHAKGGAAVFQLMGLCQILRDGVVPPNRSLDCVDDELAGSEHFVWPRETLRLGEKFPLKAGLVTSLGFGHVSGLIALVHPQAFLAALSPEEREAYTKRAEQRLLAGQRRLASAIAGGPPMYEKPSGRRFDQDVPEKRQEAAMLLSTDARLGEDGVYVLGGDVGA; this is translated from the coding sequence GTGACGATCTATGAACACGACCGGGTGTCCACCTGGGATGACGGGCCCCACGCCCAGCCCGCCCAGGCCCTGGTCGATCGTCTGACCGCCGGAGAGCCGTACGCCGTTGCCTTCGGAGGCCAGGGCAGTGCCTGGCTGGAGACCCTCGAAGAGCTGGTGTCCTCGGCCGGCATCGAGACGGAACTCGCCACACTCGCCGGTGAGGCGGACATGCTGCTGGAACCCGTCGCCTCCGAACTCGTGGTGGTGCGGCCGATGGGCTTCCAGCCGATGCAGTGGGCACGGGCGCTGGCCGCCGAAGAGCAGGTGCCCACCGCCAAACAGCTCACCTCGGCCGCCGTCTCGGTTCCCGGTGTGCTGCTGACCCAGATCGCGGCCATGCGCGCATTGGCCCGGCAAGGCATGGACCTGGTCGCCATCCCGCCGGTCGCGGTGGCCGGACATTCGCAGGGTGTGCTCGCCGCCGAGGCGCTGGCCGCCCGCGGCGCCCGGGACGTCGAACTGCTGGCCATGGCGCAGTTGATCGGAGCGGCCGGCACGCTGGTGGCCCGTCGCCGCGGCATCACCGTGCTCGGCGACCGCCCGCCGATGGTGTCGGTCACCAACGCCGATCCCGAACGGATCTACGAGCTGCTCGAAGAGTTCTCCTCCGACGTCCGGACCGTGCTCCCGCCGGTGCTGTCCATCCGCAACGGCCGCCGGTCGGTGGTCATCACCGGAACGCCCGAACAGCTGTCCCGGTTCGAGCTGTACTGCCGGCAGATCGCCGAGAAGGAAGAAGCCGAACGGAAGAACAAGCTGCGCGGCGGTGCGGTGTTCGCGCCGGTCTTCGACCCGGTCCAGGTCGAGGTCGGCTTCCACAGCCCGCGGCTGGCCGACGGCATCGACATCGTCGGCCGGTGGGCCGAGGCCGCCGGGCTCGACGTGGAGCTGGCCCGGGAGATGACCGAGGCCATCCTGGTCCGCCAGGTCGACTGGGTCGAGGAGGTCACCGAACTGCACGAGGCCGGTGCCCGCTGGATTCTGGACCTGGGCCCCGGCGACATCCTGACCCGGCTCACCGCCCCGGTGATCCGCGGCCTGGGGGTGGGCATCGTTCCGGCGGCCACCCGCGGCGGCCAGCGCAACCTGTTCACCGCCGGGGCGGTGCCCGAGGTGGCCCGGCCGTGGTCCAGCTATGCGCCCGAGGTGGTGCAGCTGCCGGACGGCTCGGTCAAGCTCGAGACCAAGTTCACCCGGCTGACCGGTCGGTCACCGATCCTGCTCGCCGGAATGACCCCGACGACCGTGGACGCCGAGATCGTCGCCGCGGCGGCCAACGCCGGCCACTGGGCCGAGCTGGCCGGTGGCGGGCAGGTCACCGAGCAGATCTTCGCCGACCGCATCGAGGAGCTGACCACGCTGCTCGAGCCGGGCCGGGCCATCCAGTTCAACTCGCTGTTCCTCGACCCGTATCTGTGGAAACTGCAGCTCGGCGGCAAGCGCCTGGTGCAGAAGGCCCGCCAGTCCGGTGCCCCGATCGACGGTGTGGTGATCTCGGCGGGCATTCCGGAACTCGAAGAGGCCGTCGATCTGATCGACGAGCTCAACGGCATCGGGATCAGCCACGTCGTGTTCAAGCCGGGCACCGTGGAGCAGATCCGCTCGGTCATCCGGATCGCCGCCGAGGTGCCCACCAAACCGGTGATCGCCCACATCGAGGGCGGCCGCGCCGGTGGCCACCACTCCTGGGAGGACCTCGACGACCTGCTGCTGGCCACCTACTCCGAGCTGAGGTCGCGGCCCAACATCACCGTCTGTGTCGGCGGTGGCATCGGCACCCCGGAGCGGGCGGCCGAATATTTGTCCGGCCGGTGGGCCGAGGCGCACGGGTTCCCACGGATGCCCGTCGACGGCATCCTGGTCGGCACCGCGGCGATGGCCACCAAGGAGGCCACCACCTCCCCGCAGGTCAAGAAGCTGCTGGTGGAGACCACCGGCACCGATCAGTGGGTGGGCGCCGGGAAGGCCGTGAACGGTATGGCCTCCGGGCGCAGCCAGCTCGGTGCCGACATCCACGAGATCGACAACTCCGCCTCCCGCTGCGGCCGCCTGCTCGACGAGGTGGCCGGTGACGCCGAGGCGGTGGCCGCGCGCCGCGACGAGATCATCGAGGCGATGGCCAAGACGGCCAAGCCGTACTTCGGCGATGTCGGCGAGATGACCTATCTGCAGTGGTTGCGTCGCTACGTCGAGCTGACCATCGGCGACGGCGACAGCACCGCCGACTCGTTGTCACCGGACACGCCCTGGCTGGACATCACCTGGCGGGACCGGTTCGAGCAGATGCTCAAGCGGGCCGAGGCCCGGCTGCACCCGCAGGACCACGGCCCCATCGAGACGCTGTTCGACCCGGCCATCGGTGAACATCTGCTGGAGAATCCCGACGAGGCGATCAACGCGCTGCTGCAGCGTTACCCGGACGCCGAGACGGTGCAGCTGCATCCGGCCGACGTGCCGTTCTTCATCCAGCTGTGCAAGACCCCGGGCAAACCGGTGAACTTCGTCCCGGTCATCGACCAGGACGTGCGACGCTGGTGGCGCAGCGACTCGCTGTGGCAGGCCCACGACGCCCGCTACGACGCCGACCAGGTCTGCATCATCCCGGGCACGGCCGCGGTGGCCGGCATCACCCGGGTCGACGAACCGGTGGGTGAACTGCTCGACCGCTTCGAGAAGGCCGCCGTCGACGAACTACTGAACGCCGGCGCCCAGCCGCAGCCGGTGACCTCCCGGCGTCGGCTCCGCTCCGACGTCACCGGGCCGCTGGCCGTGCTGCTGGATGCGCCCGACGTGTTGTGGGCCGGCCGCATCGCCACCAACCCGGTGCACCGCATCGCCGGACCGGCCGACTGGCAGGTCAACGAGAACCGTTCGGCCACCCACCCCTCCACCGGTGCTCGGTTGGAGGTCGTCGACGACCAGCACGTGGTGCTGAGCGTTCCGCTGTCGGGCACCTGGATCGACATCCGGTTCACGCTCACCGAGGTGGTCCGCGACGGCGGCGCCCCGGTGGTGTCCACCGAGGATGCGGCCGCCGCCATGCGGGCGGTGCTCGCGATCGCCGCCGGCGTCAAGAGCCCAGGTGGCCCGGCCGATCTACCCCCGGTCGACGACGGCACCGCGACGATCACCGCGACCTGGGACCCCGATCTGGTCGCCGACCACACCGGTGTCACGGCGACGTTCGGCGCCCCGCTGGCCCCGACGCTGACCACCGTGCCCGACGCGCTGGTCGGCCAGTGCTGGCCGGCGGTGTTCGCGGCGATCGGCTCGGCGGTCACCGAAGCCGGATTCCCGGTCATCGAGGGTCTGCTGAGCCTGGTCCACCTCGACCACGCCGCCCACCTGCTGGCGCCGCTGCCGAAGCAGCCCGCCGAATTCACCGTGACGGCAAAGGCTTCCACCGCCTTCGACACCGAGGTCGGCCGGGTGGTGCCGATCTCGGTCGTGGTGACCGACGCCGACGGCACAGTGATCGCCACCCTCTTCGAGCGGTTCGCGATCCGCGGCCGCACCGGATCCGCCGAACTCAACGATCCGCCGCGGGCCGGCGGGGCGGTCTCGGAGAACGCCACCGACACACCGCGGCGGCGGCGCCGTGACGTCACGCTCACCGCGCCGGTCGACATGCGTCCGTTCGCGGTGGTCTCCGGCGACCACAACCCGATCCACACCGACCGTGCCGCCGCGCTGCTGGCCGGTCTGGAATCTCCGATCGTGCATGGGATGTGGCTGTCGGCCGCGGCGCAGCACGTCGTCACCGCCACCGACGGCAGCGCCGTTCCGCCCGCCCGGCTGATCGGCTGGACCGCGCGCTTCCTCGGCATGGTCAAGCCCGGCGACGAGATCGAGATCCGGGTCGACCGGGTCGGAATCGACCAGGGCGCAGAGGTTCTGGAGGTCGCCGCCCGCGTCGGCTCCGACCTGAAGATGTCGGCGACCGCCCGGCTGGCCGCGCCCAAGACCGTCTACGCGTTCCCCGGCCAGGGCATCCAGCACAAGGGCATGGGCATGGAGGTCCGTGCCCGGTCCAAGGCCGCCCGCAAGGTGTGGGACTCCGCGGACAAGTTCACCCGGGAGACCCTGGGCTTCTCGGTGCTGCACGTGGTGCGCGACAACCCGACGTCGCTGGTGGCGTCCGGGGTGCACTATCACCATCCGGACGGTGTGCTGTACCTGACCCAGTTCACCCAGGTCGCCATGGCGACCGTGGCGGCCGCACAGGTCGCCGAGATGCGCGAACAGGGCGCCTTCGTCGAGGACGCCATCGCCTGCGGCCACTCCGTCGGTGAGTACACCGCGCTGGCGTGCGTCAGCGGCGTGTACGAACTCGAGGCGCTGCTGGAGGTGGTGTTCCACCGCGGCAGCAAGATGCACGACATCGTGCCGCGGGACGAGCAGGGCCGGTCCAACTACCGGCTGGCCGCCATCCGGCCGTCGCAGATCGACCTCGACGACGCTGACGTCAAGGACTTCGTCGCCGAGATCTCCGAACGCACAGGTGAATTCCTGGAGATCGTCAACTTCAACCTGCGTGGCTCGCAGTACGCGGTCGCCGGCACGGTGGCCGGACTGCAGGCGCTGGAGGAGGAGATCGAGCGGCGCCGCCAGATCACCGGCGGCAAGCGGTCGTTCATCCTGGTGCCCGGCATCGACGTGCCGTTCCACTCCTCGGTGCTGCGGGTCGGGGTCGACGACTTCCGCCGCTCGCTGGAGCGGGTCATGCCGCGTGACAAGGATCCGGAGCTGATCATCGGGCGCTACATCCCGAACCTGGTGCCGCGCCCGTTCAGCCTGGACCGCGACTTCATCCAGGAGATTCGCGACCTGGTTCCGGCCGAGCCGCTCGACGAGGTCCTCGCCGACTACGACACCTGGCGCAACGAGCGGCCGCGCGAGCTGTGCCGCAAGATCGTCATCGAGTTGCTGGCCTGGCAGTTCGCCAGCCCGGTCCGCTGGATCGAGACGCAGGACCTGCTGTTCACCGAGGAGGCCGCCGGCGGTCTCGGGGTGGAGCGGTTCGTCGAGATCGGCGTGAAGTCGGCGCCGACGGTGGCCGGTCTGGCGGCCAACACCCTCAAGCTGCCCGAGTACAACCACAGCAAGGTCGAGGTGCTGAACGCCGAGCGGGACGCGGCGGTGCTGTTCGCCACCGACACCGATCCGGAGCCGGTCGACGAGGAACCGGCCGACACCGCGACCGGATCGGCCCCGGCGGAGTCCGCCGCGGCGACCGCACCCGCCGCCGTGGAGGCGGCCCCCGCGGCCCCGGCGCCGACTGCGGCGCCCGGCGCCCCGCGCCCCGACGACATCCCGTTCGACGCCGCGGACGCCACCATGGCGCTGATCGCGTTGTCGGCGAAGATGCGGCTGGATCAGATCGAGCCGCTGGACTCCATCGAGTCCATCACCGACGGCGCGTCCTCACGGCGCAACCAGCTGCTGGTGGATCTGGGCTCCGAGCTGAACCTCGGGGCGATCGACGGCGCCGCCGAGGCGGATCTCGGTTCGCTCAAGGGGCAGGTCACCAAGCTGGCCCGCACCTACAAGCCGTTCGGCCCGGTGCTGTCCGACGCGATCAACGATCAGCTGCGCACGGTGCTCGGCCCGTCCGGAAAGCGGCCGGCCTACATCGCCGAACGGGTCGCCAAGACCTGGGAACTGGGCGAGGGCTGGGCCAAGCACGTCACCGTCGAGGTGGCGCTGGGCACCCGCGAGGGCTCCAGCGTCCGGGGCGGTGACCTCGGCGGTCTGCACGACGGTGCGTTGGCGGACGCCGCGGCGGTGGACAAGGTCATCGACGCCGCGGTCGGCGCCGTGGCCGCACGGCACGGTGTGGCCGTCTCGCTGCCGTCGTCCGGCGGGGCCGGTGGCGGCATGGTGGATTCGGCCGCGCTCGGCGAGTTCGCCGAGCAGGTGACCGGCCGCGACGGTGTGCTCGCCTCGGCGGCGCGGCTGGTGCTCAACCAGCTCGGCTTCGACGACACGGTCAGCGTGCCGGAGCAGGCCACCGACAGTGAGCTGATCGACCTGGTGACCGCCGAACTCGGCTCGGACTGGCCGCGGCTGGTGGCGCCGGCGTTCGACGCCCGCAAGGCGGTGCTGCTCGACGACCGGTGGGCCAGCGCCCGCGAGGATCTGGTCAAGATCTGGCTGGCCGACGAGGACGACATCGACGCGGACTGGCCGCGGCTGGCCGAACGGTTCGAAGGCACCGGCCACGTCGTCGCCACCCAGGCCAACTGGTGGCAGGGCAAGGCGCTGGCCGCCGGCCGCAACGTGCACGCGTCGCTGTTCGGGCGGATCGCCGCCGGCGCGGAGAATCCCGGCTCGGGCCGTTACAGCGACGAGGTCGCGGTGGTCACCGGCGCCTCGAAGGGATCCATCGCCGCGGCGGTGGTGGCACAGCTGCTCGACGGTGGTGCGACGGTCATCGCGACCACGTCGCGGCTCGACGACGACCGGCTGGAGTTCTACAAGTCGCTGTACCGCGACAATGCCCGGTTCGACGCCAAGCTGTGGGTGGTCCCGGCCAACATGGCCTCCTACTCCGACATCGACGCGCTGGTCGAGTGGATCGGTTCGGAGCAGGTGGAGAACCTCGGGCCGCAATCGATTCACCTCAAGGATGCGCAGACGCCGACGCTGCTGTTCCCGTTCGCCGCACCGCGGGTCGCCGGGGACATGTCCGAGGCCGGATCGCGCGCCGAGATGGAGATGAAGGTCCTGCTGTGGGCGGTGGAGCGGCTGATCACCGGCCTGGCCACGATCGGCGCCGAACGCGACATCGCATCGCGGCTGCACGTGGTGCTGCCGGGTTCGCCCAACCGCGGCATGTTCGGCGGGGACGGCGCCTACGGCGAGGCCAAGGCCGCCCTGGATGCGGTGGTGACGCGGTGGAAGGCCGAGTCGTCGTGGGCGCAGCGGGTCAGCCTGGCGCACGCGCTGATCGGCTGGACCAAGGGCACCGGGCTGATGGGCCACAACGACGCGATCGTCGACGCGGTGGAGGCGGCCGGTCTGACCACCTACACCACCAGCGAGATGGCGTCGAAGCTGCTGTCGCTGTGCGATGCCGAGGCCAAGGCCGCCGCGGCCCGGGAGCCGATCGAGGCCGACTTCACCGGCGGACTCGGCGACATCGACATCGACATGGCCGAGTTGGCCGCCAAGGCCCGCGAGGAGCATGCGGCGTCGACGCAGCAGGACGACGAGGAACCGGCCGCGGCCACCATCGCCGCGCTGCCGTCGCCGCCGCGGGTGCCCGTCCCGGCGCCGGCCCCGCAATGGGCCGACCTCGACATCGACCCGGCCGACATGGTCGTCATCGTCGGCGGTGCCGAACTCGGCCCGTACGGCTCGTCGCGCACCCGCTACGAGATGGAGGTCGACAACGAGCTGTCGGCGGCCGGTGTGCTCGAGTTGGCGTGGACGACCGGCATGATCACGTGGGAGAACGATCCCCAGCCCGGTTGGTACGACACCGAAACCGGTGAGCTGGTGCCGGAGGAGGAACTGGTCGAGCGCTATCACGACGCGGTCGTGGAGCGTTGCGGCATCCGGGAGTTCGTCGACGACGGGGCGATCGACCCGGATCACGCGTCGCCGTTGCTGGTCAGCGTGTTCCTGGACAAGGACTTCACGTTCGTGGTGTCCAGCGAGGCCGACGCCCGCGCCTTCGTGGAGTTCGATCCCGAGCACACGGTGATCCGCCCGGTGCCGGATTCCACCGACTGGCAGGTGACCCGCAAGGCGGGCACCGAGATCCGGGTTCCGCGCAAGACGAAGCTGTCGCGGACGGTGGGGGCGCAGATCCCCACCGGCTGGGATCCGACGGTGTGGGGCATCAGCCAGGACATGGCCAACTCGATCGACCGGGTGGCGCTGTGGAACATCGTCGCGACCGTCGACGCGTTCCTGTCGGCCGGCTTCACCCCCGCCGAGCTGATGCGGTGGGTACATCCCACCCAGGTGGCCAGCACCCAGGGCACCGGTATGGGCGGGATGACGTCGATGCAGACCATGTATCACGGCAACCTGCTGGGCCGGAACAAACCGAACGACATCCTGCAGGAGGTGCTGCCCAACGTCGTGGCGGCCCACGTGGTGCAGTCCTACATCGGCAGCTACGGCGCGATGATCCACCCGGTGGCGGCGTGTGCCACCGCGGCGGTGTCGGTCGAGGAGGGTGTCGACAAGATCCGGCTCGGCAAGGCCGAACTGGTCGTCACCGGCGGCTTCGACGATCTGACTCTGGAGGCCATCATCGGGTTCGGTGACATGGCGGCCACCGCCGAGACCGCGATGATGCGGGCCAAGGGCATCAGCGACTCGAAGTTCTCCCGCGCCAACGACCGGCGCCGGCTGGGCTTCGTCGAGGCTCAGGGCGGCGGCACCATCCTGTTGGCCCGCGGCGACCTCGCGCTCAAGATGGGGCTGCCGGTGCTGGCCGTGGTGGCCTACGCGCAGAGCTTCGGCGACGGGGTGCACACCTCGATCCCGGCTCCCGGGCTCGGCGCGCTCGGCGCCGGCCGCGGCGGCAGGGATTCGGCGCTGGCCAGGTCGCTGGCCAGGCTCGGCGTGGGCCCCGACGACATCGCGGTGGTGTCCAAGCACGACACCTCGACGCTGGCCAACGACCCGAACGAGACCGAACTGCATGAGCGGTTGGCCGATTCGCTCGGCCGGTCACCGGGCAACCCGATGTTCGTCGTCAGCCAGAAGACGCTGACCGGCCACGCCAAGGGCGGTGCGGCGGTCTTCCAGCTGATGGGTCTGTGCCAGATCCTGCGTGACGGGGTGGTCCCGCCGAACCGCAGCCTGGACTGCGTCGACGACGAGCTGGCCGGCTCCGAGCACTTCGTGTGGCCGCGCGAGACGCTGCGGCTGGGTGAGAAGTTCCCGCTCAAGGCGGGTCTGGTCACCAGCCTCGGGTTCGGCCACGTGTCCGGGTTGATCGCGCTGGTGCATCCGCAGGCGTTCCTCGCGGCGCTGAGCCCCGAGGAGCGGGAGGCCTACACGAAGCGGGCCGAACAGCGGCTGCTGGCCGGTCAGCGGCGGCTGGCCTCGGCGATCGCCGGCGGCCCGCCGATGTACGAGAAGCCGTCGGGCCGGCGCTTCGACCAGGATGTGCCGGAGAAGCGGCAGGAGGCGGCGATGCTGCTGAGCACCGACGCCCGGCTCGGCGAAGACGGGGTGTACGTCCTCGGCGGCGACGTTGGGGCCTGA
- the acpS gene encoding holo-ACP synthase AcpS: MAVVGVGIDLVSISDFAEQVDQPGTTFAQTFTPGERRDAADKSSSAARHLAARWAAKEAVIKAWSGSRFAQRPVLPEGIHRDIEIVTDMWGRPRVRLSGAIAEHLADVTIHLSLTHDGDTAAAVAVLEAP; the protein is encoded by the coding sequence ATGGCGGTAGTCGGAGTGGGGATCGACCTGGTCTCCATCTCCGACTTCGCCGAGCAGGTCGATCAGCCGGGAACCACCTTCGCGCAGACGTTCACGCCGGGGGAGCGCCGCGACGCCGCGGACAAGAGTTCGTCGGCGGCGCGGCATCTCGCGGCCCGCTGGGCGGCCAAGGAGGCCGTGATCAAGGCGTGGTCCGGATCGCGGTTCGCCCAGCGCCCGGTACTGCCGGAGGGGATTCACCGCGACATCGAGATCGTCACCGACATGTGGGGCCGTCCGCGGGTGCGGTTGAGCGGCGCGATCGCCGAGCACCTCGCCGACGTCACCATCCATCTGTCGCTGACACATGACGGTGACACCGCCGCCGCCGTCGCCGTGCTCGAGGCGCCGTAG